Genomic segment of Myxococcus stipitatus:
CAGGCGCCCTCCCGGCCGCTTCCGGCGCCGCCCCCGCATCCGGTGGTGGGGGGCGTGCTGCTGGACGTGCCCCTCTACGGTGAAACGGGGCTGGGGTGGTCGGCGATGACCCGCTCGCACGCGGCGGTGGCGGTGTGGGGTGTGGGGCGGGTGTGGCGCAATGGCCAGTTGCTGACGGATTCGGCCTTCGTGCACGTGGCCGCGTTGGATGCGGGGGCGTTCTCGGACGACGGCACGCACCGGATGATGCGCCAGGCGCGCCAGGGGGACACGGAGCTGGTGGTCCTCGCGTGGAACCTGCCTCCGGAGATGGAGCCTCGGGGCTTCGTCCAGTACATCTTCGAAGACGTGGCCATCGAGGTCGGGGGCGTCCCGGTGCGCTCGTTGGCGGTGGTGGAGAACACCGGCAACGTGACGGTGGCGCCGGACCGGCTGACGCCGGTGCCATCGACGACCTATCTGGGGCTCGCGCCCGTGTTGCCGCCGCCGCCTCGCCCTGGCTCCGAGGTGGTGCCCGGGGGGCCGCCGCGCGTGCTCGAGGGCGGCGTTCCAGTCCTCGGGTCGCGGAATCCACCACTGAACGTTTCGGGGCCAGGGGGGCTGGCGACGACGGGGAGCTTCTCCGTGCCGTTGGTGGGGACACCGGGCTTCAGCACCTTCACGGGGGCTGCGCAGGTGAGCCCGGGGCTCATCGCCACCGAGCAGCCGCTGAGCGTCGGCGCGGGTGCGCCGCCGGTGGCGACGCCGACTCCGTTGAATGCGGGGGTGGTGCCAGCACCAGTGAGCACGCCTGTCCCGCTCAACGCGACGCCCGCGACACCGCTGACGACCACGCCCGCGCCCGCGAATGCGGCCCCGGTGGCGCCTTCGCCAGGAGCGCCCGCGCCATAGGCCGGGGCCTGGCGTCTTCGGCTCAGCGCGTCCGGGTCGAGGGGGCCTGTCGCGCCATCGCGGCGGCTTGCGCCAGACGCTTGCGCAGCTGAAGGACCACGTCGTGGAGGTAGTCGAGCCGCTCGACGACGCGCAGGTCATCTCCCGCGTTGACCAGGCTCACGGGGGACAGCGGGCCCGTGCGCAGCGTGCTCAGCAGCTCGGCGAAGTGGGCTTCGACATCGCCGAGCGCATCCAGGCCCTCCCTCAAGTCATCCTCGAGCAGGTCCACGAGCACCGCCGCATCCGCGCGGGCGGGCAGGGCACGCGCGAGACGCTCGGTGGCCACTCGGACCGGGTCGGCCTGGCGCGAGAGCACGGGGGCGGCGAGGGCGAGAGGGGGCATGCGCTCGACGCTACAGGTCCGTAGCAGGTCGTCAATTTTCCCGCCCCCCTCTCACCCGTTCAGTGCGCCGCCTGGAGGGCTTCCCGATGCTTCTCCAGGAAGCTCGCGATGCTGGCTGGCGCGCCACCCGTGAGCTCCGCGACGGCGGGCGAAGGCTTGTCCATGCGCCCCTCGGCCACCGCCACGTCGAACGAGGCAATGGCCTCGGCCAGGGGGGCGGGCAGGCCGTGGGACACCATGCCCGCCGTGAGGCTCGCGGCGTCCACGGCGAGGTACTGCACGGGGCGGCCCGTGAGCTTGCTCACCAACCGCGCCAGCTCCTCGTGACTCACCGCCGCGGGGCCCGTGACATCCAGCGTGCGCTTCCCATCGAATGCGGAGACGAGCGCCGCCACGGCGACGCGAGCGCAGTCCTCGCGCGTGACGAAAGCGGTGGCCCCCGTCCCCGTGGCGGCGACGAGCTGCCCCGTCGCCACGGCCCTGGGCAGGCTGTGCAGCAACAGGTCGGCGTAGAAGTTGTTGCGCAGCACGGTGAAGCCCAGACCGCTCTTCTCCAGGGACTGCTCTGTCGCCCAGTGGTCCTTGGCGATGGTGACGGGGGAGTCCGGCTCGGGCCGGGTGAGGGACGTGTAGACGATGTGGCGGACGCCCGCGCGGCGCGCCGCGTCCACCGCGTTCTGGTGCTGCGTGATGCGGCGCCCGGGAACATCGAGCGCGTCCGTGCTGATGAGCAGCAGTCGCTGCGCGCCCGCGAAAGCGGCGTCGAGCGAGGCGGCATCATCGAAGTCGGCCTTGCGCACGATGACTCCGCGGGCCGCCAGGTCGGCGAGCTTCGCGGGGGCGCGGGTGGTGACGATGAGGGGGCCGTGGTGGGACTCCAGCAGCAGCTCCACGACGCGGCGGCCCAGCTGACCGGAAGCTCCAGTGACGAGCAGGGTGGGGGAAGAGGCGGACATGCGCAGGCTCCAAGTGACGGGGTGTGGCTTCGACTTCCGCGCCAAGAGGTATCGGTCAGCCCGGCGCTGCACAATGTCCGCTCCTGGAGCATACTGTTCCACAGGAGGAACAATGGACCTGAACCAGCTCGCGCTCTTCGTCACCGTTGCGGAGGGAGCCAGCTTCTCCATCGCGGCGAAGAAGCTGGGCATGCCCAAGTCGTCGGTGAGCCGGGGCATTGCCCAGCTGGAGTCGTCGTTGGGGGTTCAGCTCCTCCACCGCACGACGCGCCGGGTGTCGCTGAGCACCGCGGGTCAGGCCCTGTACGAGCGCGTGTCCCCGATGCTCGCGTCACTGCGCAAGTCGGTGGGAGAGCTTCCCGAGCTGGAAGATGAGCCGTCGGGGGAGCTGCGGCTGACGGCGGTGGTGGACTGGGGCGCGACGCTGCTCGCGGATGTCGTCACGCGGTTCGTGGCGCGCTACCCGGCGGTGAAGGTGGACCTGCACCTGGACAACCGCGTGGTGGACCTGGTGGCGGAGGGCTTCGATGCCGCGCTCCGGTTGTCCCTCTCGCCCCTGAAGGACTCAGCGCTGCGCGCCCGTCGGCTGGGGCCTCTCACGTTGCGCCTCTACGCCTCGCCCACCTACCTCGCGCGCCGAGGGACTCCGCGCCATCCCCGCGAGCTGGCGAGCCATTCGTGGATTGCCTTCCGCTCGGAGATGCCCCTGCGGTTGGCGGGGCCTGGAGACGAGACGAGCGCCGTGCCTCGCATGGGCGTCATCCGCTGCGATGACATGTTCTTCATGCGGGAGACACTCCGCTTGGGCGCGGGAATAGGCTTCCTGCACTCGCTGCTCGCGGAGCCCGAGGTCGCCGAGGGGCGACTGGTCCCGGTGCTGCCGAAGTGGAGCGTGGTGGCGGGGAACGTGTGGTTCGTCTCCACCGCCGAGCGTCACATGCCTCGCAAGGTGGCGGCCTTCAGGGACTTCTTGATGGACGCGTTGAAGCACAGACCGCTGCCACCGTGAGCTGACGCGTGTGGGGCCGTGCCTCTCGCGCTACAGTGAGCCCAGGAACTTCAGCACCGCGCCGCGCTCATCGGCGGACAAGGTCTTGAATCCGTCGCGTGCCGCCAGCGCCTCGCCGCCATGCCAGAGGATGGCTTCTTCGATGCTCCGAGCACGGCCGTCGTGCAGGAATCCCGAGTAGGGCAGCACGGTGTGGGTCAACCCCAGGCCCCAAAGCGGGGGCGTGCGCCACTCCGTTCCCGTGGCCGCGCCATCCGGCCGTCCATCCGCGAGCTCGGGCCCCATGTCGTGCAGCAGCAGGTCCGTGTACGGATGGATGCGCTGCCAGGAGACTTCCTCGACGGGATGCGCTCCCGTCTCCAGGGTCTCCCGATGGCAGGCCTCACAGCCCAGCGCGCGGAACAGCTTTTCTCCGCGCTGGACGGTGGCGTCGTCCAGGAACGTGCGTGCCGGCACGCCTAGCGACTGCGAATAGAAGACCGCGTCCTGGAGGACGTCCGCGGAGACCTCGAATGTCCCATCCGCCTCGGGGAAGAGCGGGGTCGTCAGGCCCATGTCGTTGAAGTAGGCCTCGGCGGACTGTTGAACGAGGGTGGGGCTGTTCGCCTTCCATCCAAAACGTCCGGGCACAAGCGTGCGAGTCGCCACCTCCCAGACCTCATTCATCCGCCCGGAGATGCCGTCGCCGTTCCGGTCGTCCGGGTCCTCGAGCGAGCGCAGTGTTTCGACCGGCACCGCCTCGAGCAGTCCCAGGCCGAAGACTGGCGGCGGAAGCCGCAGCGACATGAGCATGTTGGGCGGAAGCGCGGAGCCATCCGTGGGGACGATGCGTACGCGCGGCGAGCGGAGCGTGTACGACGCTCCATCGGGATACTGTCCCGTGTGCTCCACCCATGAGAGGGAGAGGCTTGCTTCCGGGGTGCTGCCGAAGTTGGCCTGGTCCTGCACCTGCAACCCCAGCCCAGGGACCGGAACAGCGCCCCGTGGATGGTCGGGAATGCCGGTGGGCAAGCTCACCCGGACGAGGAGTTGGGTCCGCTGCCTGCCGGGGCCCATCGCTGGCATTCCACGCCCGTTGCGCAGATGGCAGCTGTTACAGGAGTCGTGGTTGAACGTCGGACCCAGTCCCGGGTTGACGCGCGAGGGCGCCGGGACGAACACCGCCGCGAAGGCCGCGTCGCCAGCCCGGTGGGGTCGGTCATTCTGCGGAGTGAGGTTCGCGGCGGGCTGCATGAACGCCAGCGAGGTGCGGTCGTCGACGGTGGTCGCCCCGCCTGCCCGCGGTGGGATGAGAGGCACACCCGGTGCTTCCTCTCCACAGCCGGCAGTCCACAACAGCAAGGCTCCCCACATCGCGGCACGTCGCATGGCGTTCACTCCCTGGAGGCGGGCTTCCTGCCGTTACTTCGAGACCAGGGGCTGGACCTCACCCTGGAACGTGCCGAGAAGGGTGCGAATGGCCGTCTGCGCCGCCCGAATCTCATCCGCCGAGGCATCATCGTTGATTGCCTCCCGGAAGGGCTCGGGGATTGCGGCCAGCGCGCTGATGGATGCGGCAATCTGTCCGCGAATCTTGACGTCGAGCGCGCTGCCCGCCCCGACCACGTCTTGAAGCGAGGTCCCCTTCTTCGTCTCGCCCTGCAGGTGGCCCAGGTACACGTTCTCCACGCTGCGGATGTTGTTGGTGAAGTCGCTCAGCGAGTTGTACGCGAACTGGCTCTCCACGGAGTTCGGGTCACCCGAATCGAACGGCTCGGCGATCTTCCCGTTGGCCACTTCGTCGAGGATGGTGATGACGCCCTTCACGATTTCCTGCGCTGCGGCGTGCACGGACGGGTACGCGCTGTTTCCAGCCTGGCCCGCGGTCGCCAGCGTGTCGCGGAACGGCGCATTGCCGTCGACGGACTTCCTCCACCGGTCATGCAGCTCCTCGCCCACGGACTTGAGGTCCTCGGAGGTCGCCACGAGGTACTCGAACTCACGCGGCGTGATCTGGGCCACCGTCTTGGCGCCACCATCGCCGAAGATGAGGTACTCGACCGTGTGGAAGCCCTTCTGCGTATCGGGCAGTCCCCGTACGAATTGTGGCGTGAGGACCTTGTCGCCGGCGAGCACGCCCTCCAGGTCCGCATGGTTCAACGGCCAGTTGTCCATCGCCGGGTCCAGGCTGAAGCTGTCCGCGGGGCCGAAGAGGAAGCCTTCGCTCTGCTCCCACGGAACACGCGCGGCCTGCCAGGCCTGCTTCGCCGCGCTCAGCTTGTCCGCCGAGGGGGCCGTTGCGAGCGCCTTGCACGCCGCATCCAGGTCCGTCAATCGCGTGGCGAGCCTCGCGTAGGTGGGCACGACCACCTGATCCGTGAACGTGACGATGAGCTCCGAGGTGACCTTGGAATCGGGCGACTCGCAGCACGGCTCCGCGTCGTCACCGCAGCCACCGAGGACCAGGACTCCGGACAGCAGCGCTGGCGCGAACGCCAGGCGGAGGGGCAGGGACATGCGCTTCATGACAGACCTTTCTATGGGGGAGGGGACGCTGGATGACGCCGGCGTCAGTAGTTGAAGCCCGTGGCGAGCCGCAGGGTGTTCTCCGGACGGAAGACAGCCGACCCGAAGCGCCGATGGCCGAAGTCGACCTTCGCGAAGGCCACGTTCATCAACTGGTACGCGATGCCCACCGTGTAGACGGAGCGGCGGAATCGCGGGTTGTCGAACAGCTCCGCGCGCGGCTTGAACTGCGAATCGACGTAGTCGTAGCGGACGAAGGGGAAGAGCTGGTGGTCCGCATCGAGGCCGACGATGGGCGCGATGTCGTAGCCCACCTCGCCCCACGCGGCCAACGCGTTGTCGGACACCGGCGTGCGCTGCACTCCGAGCAGGTTGGACAGGCGCGCGTTGCGCTGCGAGATGGCCTCCGCGTTCTTCAGGTGGCCCCACATCACCAGCGCCTTCGCACTCCACGGCCCCTTTCGCACCGAGAGGTGCGCATCGAGGATGGTCAGTGGCGCCGACACATAGCCGCACGGTGCGACCTCGGCCTCGTTGTTGGCGTTCTCGCAGTTCTTCACCAGGTCCGCCTTGGGGCGGTTGCGCGTGGTATCGCCGTAATAGGCGGAAGCACCGAAGATGAACCCCTCGAAGTGGGTGACGTCGACGCGCGCCACCACGGCGATGTCCGTGGCGCGCTGCACCTCGAAGCGGCGCTGGTGCCCACCCACCACCCAGTTGCGTGAGCTGAATCCCGTGGAGTCGAGCCCGTTGATCAGCTGTCCGGTGAGGCGCAGCCCCCAAGGGAACTTGTAGCGAAGGCGCAAGCCCATCTCGTCCCACGTGTTGGGGATGATGCTCGTCTCCGCTTCGTCGCGGGTGGTGCCCAGGTAGTCGATGGGGCGCGAGAACTCGCTCAGCGTCCCCACCGCGACATAGAAGCGACCCACCGTGAGCGAGGCGTTCTGTCCCAGCTTCTTCGAGAGGAACAGCTCCTCGACCAGGATCTCGCCGCCCTTGTCCAGCTCCTGCTCGAACTCGCCGAACTCCTCGTACTCGAGCTCCATCGCGGTGCCGGTGCCGCCGTGCTCGAACTCGACCTCGACTTCCGCCTCGATGCCGTAGTCGGGCAGGACGCCCTTCAGCTCCACCACCAGTCGCGTGGTGTCGAACTCCACACGGGAGTCGCGCTGCGAGCCGCGCGCCCGGTTCTGGTTGAGCCCGTGGTTGAAGTACGCGAACTGAAGCTCTCCGTACGACGTGAAGAACGCATCCAACTTCGGGCGCTTCGGAAAGAACGACGCGGGCGCGGGCTGCTCCGGCACCGGGGCTGGTGTCGCATCCGCGGAGGGCGCGGGCGAGGCCGGTGCATCCGCGGGCGCGGGACTCGCCGGCTCCGAGGCCGCGGGCGCCGGGGGCGACCCACCCGAACCGGTGGAGTCGTCCGCGCGGGCGGCCGCCGCGGAGAGCATCAGGGTGGAACAGAGCAACAGCGACGACGAAACGGAGCGAGGACGAGCGGGCATTGGCGCGGCGCGCACCCTACGCTCATGATTTTGATTTTGCAAACCAGAATCAATTAGAGCCCCAAGGAAAGGCCCGGGAGCGCGGCTCGTCGGGCCTCGAGGACGCAGGGGCGTCGCCTCAGCGGCTCACCACTTCATCTCCTCCTTGCCCGGGCCCGCCTCCTGGCGTTTCTCGCCGGGGCGGCTCACGCCGGTGAGGGTGGCGCGCACGGTGCCCAGGTCCAGCGTGCCGACGGCGGCCAGGGGCAGCCTGCGGGCATCGTCGGAGATCCACACGTGGACCTCGCGCCTCTGCTTCGGGCGGTCCAGTCGCACGGCGACCCCCGACAGGTGCCACGCGTTGAACTGACCCAGCGGGGTGGTCACCTGCTCCTTCTTGAGGACCTGTCCCTGCATTCGCCACAGCCTGCGCACGCCGTAGACGTCGAAGCAGACGCTCATGTTCTCCTCGAGCGGGAGCTGGCGCAGCAGGTAGATGGAGCCCGCGACGTCGAGGCCGTCCTTGTCGTAGGTGTAGTTGAACTGGCCCTTGTTGCGCTGGCCAATCTGGTAGTCGACCTTGATGGCGCGGTCCTTGTGCGTGAAGGCGACCTCCACCTTGCGGCGCAGCTCGTTCTCCGTCGCGTCCTCCACGTAGCGCCGAGGACGCAACGTGCGAGGGTGGAGCCAGGTGGTGGCGCTGCCTCGCACGCGGCGGACCTTGGAGAAGAAGGAGTTGGTCTGCGCCTCCGCCAGCACGGGGATCTGCCCGTTCTGTTGCTTCTGGACTCGCAGGGTCATCTTCCCGGCCTGGGCGCCCATGGCATCCAGGTCGAACTCGAGCACCTCGCCGGCCATGAACGTCAGCGGCATGCGCAGCGCGGGCAGGGCCTGGGCACAGGGCTGGACGGTGAGCGGGGGCTCCTCGATGGGAGTCGCTGAGTGGGTGTCAGCGGGCTTGTCGGCGTCGGGCTTGTCGGCCTCCGTGTCCGGAAGCTGGGCCCAGGCGGTGCCGCCGGAGCACATCAGCAACCAGGTCGCGAGCAGGGGGCGCAGGGAGCTCATCCTTCTTCCTTCCACTGGAGACTACGGGGTGCTCTCGGGCGTGTGACGTCCCGAGCGCTTCGCAAATTCGGAGGTGGACCATCGCTGCCGGAGCCGCGCCGTCACGACCTGGCGGACCTGGGCCCATTCTCTCGCATCCTGGCGGATGTCCCAACCGGACCGGACGAGCTGGCGCGCCGCGTCTCGGGCGAACTTCTCGTCGCCCAGTCTGGAGAGCAGCCGCAGGTACTCGAAGTCCTCCAGGCCGTCTCGCAAATGCTTGAGACGCAACGAAGGCACGGGCTGGTGTCGAGAATCTCCCAGGCGCTCGGGCGTTCCTGGGTAGAAGAACGTCCCGTCTCCGTTGCCGCCGAACTCGAAGAGGTCCTTCCAGGGGTCCTTCTTCGTGTTGTAGGCGAAGACGGTGTCGAAATAGAGCTCGCCGTCCACGCCGCTGACGAACGCCAGCGGCCCCATGGCCCGGTTGAGCATGGCGGAGTGGTCCACCATGTACGAGGCCCACCCGCTGTACGCCCGCTCCTGCGCGGCCTCCGTCGACGCCCCCCCGTTGCAGCCGTGAGAATTGCAACTCTGATACCACCACACCTGGGTTCCAGGGCGCAGTTGCTTGCGCAGCTCGGTGACGGTGTGGATGGCACGGCACGTCGCGGGGCCGGGGCGGGGGAAGAAGCAGTTGAGCGTGGGGGCGAGGATATCCGCGGCGTCGGGGAGCTCGCCCTCCAGCGGCGTGGTGATGAGCACGCGGGCGCCCCCGGCCTCGCGGACGCGGCGTGACTGGGTCAGCACCAGCGGCACGTCCTGCGGCTTGGGTTCGTCCTTCGCGTAGAAGAAGAGCTGCGCGGGCCAGTCCTTCTGCCGGAAGTGCTCCACGAAGGCGCGGTAGTAGGCGACCCGCTCCGCCTCCGTGCTGGCCTTCTTGTTGTCGCGCAGGTCCGTCGTGGTGAAGCGGGCGCCGGAGGGCAGCAGGCTTCCGTCGAGGAAGGGCGCCATCTCCGCGTCGTACTCCCGCCAGTCGACCACGGCCCGGCCGTCCTCGAAGCGCACCGGCGGGGGAGACATGCTCATGCCGTGCGCACTCACGCGATGCTCCAGGAGCAGGCGCGCGTACGCTCGCAACAGGGCCCGCGCCTCGGACGATTCCGCGTTGAGCCCATGGCCTCGGGCGATGCTCAGCTGAGAGATGCCGAAGCTCGTGGGCAGCGAGGCCGTCGCCGGCAGGACGAAGGGCTGCACTTCCACCGTGAAGGGCACCGAGAGCTGCTCGCGGGAGTCGAGGCTCGCGCGCAGCTTGCCTCGATACGTGCCGGGCTTCTGGCCCTCGGGCGCGCAGACCTCCACGTAGAGGACCGCGGGAAGGTCCGGGTTCGAGACGGGCGCACTCACGGGGAGGAGCGGGTCGGGCCAGGGGCCCGTGGCGCCCTGCGCGTTGGAGGGCACCGCCACGTCCAGATAGCCCTCGCGCCACAGGGCCGCGCGCAGCGGCGCACCAGGGCCCTTGAGCAACAGCGAGGGCACTTTCAGCTGTCGCACCGTGCCGGGGAGCACCACCTGCACTCCCTCGCACTCACCGCGCGCCACGCTCACCCGGGCCTGGCGAGCGCCTTGGAGCGAGGCTCCAGGTCTCACCTTGACCAGGGGGGACACCACCACGGCTTCCGGCGTGGCGGCCATCGCCGCCATCACCACCCACGCCCATTCCGCGCCCATCCGCCCCCTTCGCTCTCCAGCGGTCCTACCCGCCACCGCCCTCCGCGCGTGCCACCGCCACGGCGCGCCCGGGTTGATAGTCCGTGATTTCCGCCACCACGGTGCCCAGGACCAGGTCCGCTTCCACGCGCACCAGCACGTGCCGGCTGTCCGCCGTGAAGTAGACGACCATGTCCCGCTTCGTGTTCAGGTTGCCGCCGAACTCCGCCTGCACCCGCGTCTTGAAGACCTCCTGCTCTCCGAGCTCTGTCTCGAGCGTCTCGCGCGACTCCACCTTCGCGCGCATCGTGAAGCTCTTGCTGCCGGTGAACACCGGGAAGGCGTACTCGCCGCCGACGACCAGGGTCTGGTTGCGCAGCGCGAAGGTGGCGCCCGTCACGTCCAGCGTGCCCTCGGTGAGCTCCGCGGTGGACTCGCGCGGCGTCTCGCCCTCGCGTTGCTTCACGACGTGGGCGCTCTTGCCATCCGGGCTTATCTGGATGCGCTGGCGGCGGCGCTTGCCGTTCTCGTCCGCGTGCAACTCGCTGCCCGCCACGCGCTGGGTGTCCGCCTGCCAGTAGGACACGAACTTGTCCTTGATGGGCCAGACGCCGATGAGCGCTTCCGAGCGCGCCACGGCGACGATGGGCCACACGTCCACACCCCATTGCTTCATGGGCGCGCCCACCGTCACCTGCGCGGTGCCGGCCGTGACGCCGAAGTACTTCACGCGATACTGGGCCTGCTCACCGGGGCTGAACGCCGACGTCGTGGGAGCGGGTTGGGCCAGGGCCGACGCGGACCAGACCAGGCCCGCAACCACCGCGGCGAACCCCCAATTGGACTGCGTAAGCATCGAGTGAGCTCCCTCGCTTGGACGTTAAGTAGCGTGCCTGCATGCCGCCAGGCCTTGCCCCGAACCATTCCCGCCACTCCACATTTCCCACTGACGCGCCCGTCCGGCGGGCATTCAACGGGCGCACGTCCACCCGGCCGTGGGGGCACCACGAGGGCGAGCGTCCCCGCAGTGTGGCACGGGGGGACCCCCTGGCGCCTCTTTCAGGCCCGAGGCAGGCCGCCCTCCAGGCGAGTCGAGCATGTCCACCGGCGGACACCGCTGCTAGCCTTCCAGGCTGGCGCATCTCCAGCCCGGAGGTGCCTTGCCCGGAGGCGCGGGAACATGGCCGGTGACTACGACTTCGACGACGACGACCACAAGGACTCGGCGGTGGGAAGCCGCCGCAAGGAGTTCGACTGTCCGGGGTGCAACGCGAACAACCCCGTGGACGACGGCTTCGGCGACGGTGACGAGCTGCGCTGCAACTACTGCGGCTGCGAGTACAAGGTCACCGTCAACGCGGAAGGCCGCATGAAGTTCAAGGAGATTTGAGGGCGCGGCGGGCGCCCCCGTGTCTCAGGTGCGCTCGCCGAAGATGGCGGTGCCCACGCGAACGTGTGTGGCACCCGCCTGGATGGCCCGCTCGAAGTCGTGCGTGGTGCCCATGGACAGCCTCGGCAGCCCGTGGTGCCAGGCCAGCTCCCGCAGCCTCTGGAAGTACCCGAGCGCGCGCGCCTCGTCGTCGGTGGGCGGGGGCAGCGACATGAGCCCCACCAGCTCCAGGCCCGGCAGCGCGCGCACCTGCGTCAGGAACTCCGGCAGCGCGGAGGGCTCGAGGCCGGACTTGGTGGACTCGCCGCCCACGTTGACCTCGACGTAGCAGGGCAGGGGCGTGGTGCCTTCGCGCCGCTTGGACAGCTCGCGCGCCACCTCTAGCCGCTCCAGCGCGTGGAAGGCGTGCGCCACCTTGGCCACGTACTTCACCTTGTTCGTCTGGAGCGGGCCGATGGCATGCCAGCGAAGGCCGTCCAGGTCGGCCAGCTCCGCGGCCTTGTCCCGCAGCTCCTGGGCGTAGTTCTCCCCGAAGTCGCGCTGCCCCGCCGCATAGGCCTCCCGGATGAGGGCCGCCGGCTTCAGCTTGGACACCGCCACCAGCGTCACCGACTCCACGGGCCGGCCCGCACGCACGCAGGCCTCCGCCACGCGCGCTCGCACCGACGCCAACCGCTCCGCGATCTCCGAACCCATGGTCAACGCTTCCAGGCCAGGGGCACGCCCGCGCGCTCCATCAGCGCGAGGGTCTCTCCCAGCGGCAGGCCCACGACGTTGGTGGGGCTTCCGTCCACGGACGCAACGAGGAAGCCGCCCTTGCCCTGGATGGCGTAGGCGCCCGCACGGTCCACCGGCTCTCCGGTGCTCACGTACCAGTCGATCTCCGCGGTGCTCAACGCGCGGAAGGTGACGCGGGTGTGCACCGCCAGCGCCTCCTCGTGCCGGCCCGCGAGCGCGACGCCGGTGAAGACGTCATGCGTCCTTCCGGACAGTCGCCCGAGCATCTCGCGGGCCTCGTCCGGGCTCTGCGGCTTTCCGAGCAGCTCGGTGCCCACGGCCACGGTGGTGTCCGCGGCCAACACCCAGGCGCCCGGGGAGCGGGCGGCCACGACGCGCGCCTTCTCACGGGCCAGACGCAGGACGTAGGCCCTGGCCTCTTCGCCCGGGTGGGGTGTTTCGTCGATGTCCGCCGCGGAGACGGTAAAAGTGAGTCCCAATTGCGACAAGAAGTCGCGGCGGCGGGGCGAACCCGAGGCCAGGACGAGCAACGTTTGATCAGCGTGCGTGTGCATGTTACGGCTCCAGGCGTCCTTAGCAGACTTGCGCCTCGGAGTGGACTCTACGGATGAATCCCGCGGACCTCCTGTCGGCCATGAAGCGGACAGTGGAGCAACTGGCCGCCTACAACGAGATGGCGAAGGCGTTGACGTCCACGCTGGAGCTGCGCGAGGTGCTCGCGCTCGTGATGCAGAAGGTCAGCAGCCTGCTGCTGCCTCGCAACTGGTCCCTCATCCTCCTGGATGAGCGCACCGGAAAGCTCTCCTTCGAAATCGCGGTGGGCGAAGGCGCCGGGGTCCTCAAGGGGCTCCAGCTCAACCCCGGTGAAGGCATCGCTGGCGCGGTCTTCTCCTCGGGTGTGGCGCGGCTCGTCCACGATGTGGGCGGGGACCCCAGCTTCTCGCCCCGCTTCGACGAGGCGTCCGCCTTCCACACCCGCTCCATCCTCGCGGTGCCCCTTCTGTCACGAGGCCATGTGCTGGGGGTCATCGAGCTGGTCAACGGTCCCACCGACCCGCCGTTCTCCAACGACGACCTCACCACGCTGACGGCCATCGCGGACTACGCGGCCATCGCCATCGAGAACGCGCGCAACTTCCGCCGGGTGCAGGAGCTCACGATCACGGATGAGCACACCGGCTGCTACAACGCCCGGCATCTGCGCGCGCTGCTGGATACAGAGGTGAAGCGCTCGGCGCGCTTCCGCCACCCGCTGTCGCTCGTGTTCCTGGACCTGGACCACTTCAAGAGCGTCAACGACCGGCACGGGCACTTGATGGGCAGCGCCACGCTCAAGGAAGTCGGCGACCTGCTCATGGCCCTGGGGCGCAACGGCCTGGACGCCGTCTTCCGCTACGGCGGCGACGAGTTCGCCATCCTCCTGGTGGAGACGGACCAGGACGGCGCGACGCAAATCGCCCAGCGCGTGTGCGACGCGTTCCGGGGCCGCTCCTTCCTCGTCGACCATGGGCTGGACGTTCGCGTCACCGCCAGCGTGGGGGTGGCCACGTTCCCCGACCACGCGACCTCCGCCGTGGACCTCATCCGCTCGGCGGACTTCGCCATGTACGG
This window contains:
- a CDS encoding SDR family oxidoreductase codes for the protein MSASSPTLLVTGASGQLGRRVVELLLESHHGPLIVTTRAPAKLADLAARGVIVRKADFDDAASLDAAFAGAQRLLLISTDALDVPGRRITQHQNAVDAARRAGVRHIVYTSLTRPEPDSPVTIAKDHWATEQSLEKSGLGFTVLRNNFYADLLLHSLPRAVATGQLVAATGTGATAFVTREDCARVAVAALVSAFDGKRTLDVTGPAAVSHEELARLVSKLTGRPVQYLAVDAASLTAGMVSHGLPAPLAEAIASFDVAVAEGRMDKPSPAVAELTGGAPASIASFLEKHREALQAAH
- a CDS encoding LysR family transcriptional regulator is translated as MDLNQLALFVTVAEGASFSIAAKKLGMPKSSVSRGIAQLESSLGVQLLHRTTRRVSLSTAGQALYERVSPMLASLRKSVGELPELEDEPSGELRLTAVVDWGATLLADVVTRFVARYPAVKVDLHLDNRVVDLVAEGFDAALRLSLSPLKDSALRARRLGPLTLRLYASPTYLARRGTPRHPRELASHSWIAFRSEMPLRLAGPGDETSAVPRMGVIRCDDMFFMRETLRLGAGIGFLHSLLAEPEVAEGRLVPVLPKWSVVAGNVWFVSTAERHMPRKVAAFRDFLMDALKHRPLPP
- a CDS encoding di-heme oxidoredictase family protein, which translates into the protein MPLIPPRAGGATTVDDRTSLAFMQPAANLTPQNDRPHRAGDAAFAAVFVPAPSRVNPGLGPTFNHDSCNSCHLRNGRGMPAMGPGRQRTQLLVRVSLPTGIPDHPRGAVPVPGLGLQVQDQANFGSTPEASLSLSWVEHTGQYPDGASYTLRSPRVRIVPTDGSALPPNMLMSLRLPPPVFGLGLLEAVPVETLRSLEDPDDRNGDGISGRMNEVWEVATRTLVPGRFGWKANSPTLVQQSAEAYFNDMGLTTPLFPEADGTFEVSADVLQDAVFYSQSLGVPARTFLDDATVQRGEKLFRALGCEACHRETLETGAHPVEEVSWQRIHPYTDLLLHDMGPELADGRPDGAATGTEWRTPPLWGLGLTHTVLPYSGFLHDGRARSIEEAILWHGGEALAARDGFKTLSADERGAVLKFLGSL
- a CDS encoding imelysin family protein; this translates as MKRMSLPLRLAFAPALLSGVLVLGGCGDDAEPCCESPDSKVTSELIVTFTDQVVVPTYARLATRLTDLDAACKALATAPSADKLSAAKQAWQAARVPWEQSEGFLFGPADSFSLDPAMDNWPLNHADLEGVLAGDKVLTPQFVRGLPDTQKGFHTVEYLIFGDGGAKTVAQITPREFEYLVATSEDLKSVGEELHDRWRKSVDGNAPFRDTLATAGQAGNSAYPSVHAAAQEIVKGVITILDEVANGKIAEPFDSGDPNSVESQFAYNSLSDFTNNIRSVENVYLGHLQGETKKGTSLQDVVGAGSALDVKIRGQIAASISALAAIPEPFREAINDDASADEIRAAQTAIRTLLGTFQGEVQPLVSK
- a CDS encoding DUF3108 domain-containing protein, whose protein sequence is MSSLRPLLATWLLMCSGGTAWAQLPDTEADKPDADKPADTHSATPIEEPPLTVQPCAQALPALRMPLTFMAGEVLEFDLDAMGAQAGKMTLRVQKQQNGQIPVLAEAQTNSFFSKVRRVRGSATTWLHPRTLRPRRYVEDATENELRRKVEVAFTHKDRAIKVDYQIGQRNKGQFNYTYDKDGLDVAGSIYLLRQLPLEENMSVCFDVYGVRRLWRMQGQVLKKEQVTTPLGQFNAWHLSGVAVRLDRPKQRREVHVWISDDARRLPLAAVGTLDLGTVRATLTGVSRPGEKRQEAGPGKEEMKW